The genomic segment ACTAACTTTGAATacatgtttaatattttgtcccATAGCAGAAGTGTCCAAACCAGTTTTGCTGCCAGAGAGTGAAACTAGGTAAAAATCAGGACATTCCCACATGCCAGTATGTGGGACTGAGTGCAGAGGGTGTCGAGCTTTGATCCAATTCTTAAAGTCTTTGCTTCTATACAAATGTGCCATCCCTCTATGATTTCTTTTGCCTCCAACCACTATTCTCCAGTGACCATCTCCACCTTTCCAAGCAGTTGTTGGGTCATGAAAAGCACTAGCGTTTTCACTTTTGTCTGGCACTGCTATTGGGTTGTTGTCTGGTTTGATCCATTCTCGAAGGTATGGATCAGACACATTTTTGGGTATGGCATAGTTTTGGAGTTGTCTAATAGTAAGATCAATACCTGCAATAGCGACAATTTCATGACTAGTGTTATGATATACTAATTAGTACATATTATGTATATTAATTAGTGACAATACATAGTGGACCATGTAAACTCGTGCATATTTACTGCTAATCCATGAGCAACATTATTACAAGAACGGAATATACATAAACAAATACACCAAAATAGATAGCTAACAAGTTTCCCATGTATCGCAAAAGAAAAATTCTACTAAAATAAAACCAAGTGTTGAAACAAAATGGATATCGACACTATCACATAATCACTTTCTACTATTTTTTATTGATATAATTATAAATaggataaatatttatttgatacTCTCTGTTTTATCAAAATAAAGACTCGGTTGTAAATTAAAATTTTACATATTTAGTAAATGTATTTTGATTTGTACTAGGTAAAAcagtatttcgataaaacacaaagTACCAAATGGTTATTTACTCGTATATATTGTAGAAAAATACATGTGTACATGATGACAGGCTTGTTACCAGGAAGAACAGCAGGTTCAAGAGATTCCCAGTTGATCATATCTTTGGATACTGAATGTGCCCAAACAATATTGCCCCATTCTGCTCCCCATGGATTGTATTGATAAAATAGATGATAAATTCCATTGAAGTACATAGGACCTGTTTATAGacatatatgtaaattaaaaaatgaataattcttaaataaataaataaaaattaattattattgaaTTATACAGAAAATACTTACCATTTGGGTCTAGTTAATTTTGCCGCATTCCATAAGAAGCAAAGAAAAAACAGTCAGAATTCATAGTGAAACATTGTACAAATAatgaatatataaaaaaaatattaaatagcaaaattttaccatttttaatTGTATAGTAGTATAATAAACTATAAAGCATTAACTAGTCTAACATTTTTAGTGATTGGACTAAAGGATAAATTAATCTAACTAATGAAACGAAATTAGTTTATAGTAAAAGAAATTATGCTATAGCCA from the Humulus lupulus unplaced genomic scaffold, drHumLupu1.1 SCAFFOLD_29, whole genome shotgun sequence genome contains:
- the LOC133812417 gene encoding beta-fructofuranosidase, insoluble isoenzyme CWINV4-like, which gives rise to MKRLADCFQFEADGAARRMSVFDELKKVDGLTNEQRVTCGRILVQNQANTGYFFTLDEEFNHIHDVGVEASHNIYPEYQSLDNDEVNPIHRTGYHFQPQKHWINDPNGPMYFNGIYHLFYQYNPWGAEWGNIVWAHSVSKDMINWESLEPAVLPGNKPVIMYTCIDLTIRQLQNYAIPKNVSDPYLREWIKPDNNPIAVPDKSENASAFHDPTTAWKGGDGHWRIVVGGKRNHRGMAHLYRSKDFKNWIKARHPLHSVPHTGMWECPDFYLVSLSGSKTGLDTSAMGQNIKHVFK